The Gemmata palustris genome includes a region encoding these proteins:
- a CDS encoding DUF4058 family protein, whose product MPLHDWTDRPGWEGMHIYWMTEIARALRAGLPPGYRAVIGSSPLVAIGIGPVKPDVAVTNGSGHSPAHSNTAPARGEPDLEVAVATLEEDTTVQIEREGRLVAAIELISPRNKDRPAARDQYAARYLNYLRGGVHLLLVDVHRRPLGFSFAQLIAASLGQDLAAPSAPAAVSYRVGAPAAQGGRMLGLWQHPLVVGEPLPPIPLALNLDEQLTVDLESTYSRAAADSYVE is encoded by the coding sequence ATGCCACTCCACGATTGGACGGACCGGCCCGGCTGGGAGGGGATGCACATCTACTGGATGACAGAAATCGCGCGTGCCCTTCGCGCCGGTCTGCCGCCGGGGTACCGCGCCGTGATCGGCTCCAGCCCGCTCGTCGCAATCGGGATCGGCCCCGTCAAACCAGACGTCGCCGTCACCAACGGTTCGGGGCACTCGCCCGCACATTCCAATACAGCACCCGCGCGCGGCGAACCGGACTTAGAAGTCGCGGTCGCCACACTAGAAGAAGACACGACGGTGCAAATCGAGCGCGAGGGGCGCTTGGTGGCCGCCATCGAGTTGATTTCACCGCGAAACAAGGACCGACCCGCCGCACGCGACCAGTACGCGGCCCGGTACCTCAACTACCTGCGAGGTGGGGTCCATCTCTTGCTAGTCGACGTTCACCGGCGCCCGCTCGGGTTCTCGTTCGCGCAACTCATCGCGGCGAGTTTGGGGCAGGATCTTGCGGCCCCGTCCGCTCCCGCAGCCGTGAGTTACCGGGTCGGGGCGCCCGCGGCACAAGGGGGCCGGATGCTCGGCCTGTGGCAACACCCGCTCGTAGTCGGCGAACCACTACCTCCGATCCCACTCGCGCTGAACCTCGACGAGCAACTCACGGTCGATCTGGAATCCACCTACTCTCGCGCTGCAGCGGACAGTTACGTCGAATAG
- a CDS encoding DUF2891 domain-containing protein → MPAAEPPATPKSETLTQEWASAFAKLALKGAQKEFPNKPGHVLLDDKDAKTPKALHPAFYGCYDWHSAVHGHWMLVRVLRAHPNLPQAKDIRAVLAEHLTAANIKVEVEYFNRPEAKSFERPYGWAWLLKLAEELHTWDDPDAKTWSANLHPLADLIANRYVEYFPKQTYPIRAGVHSNTAFGLTFAHDYAKATGNKKLQELIEGRAKAYYAKDADAPARWEPDGADFLSPSLCEADLMRRVLQPAEFRAWFHKYLPGATKGEPANLFVPATVTDRTDPQLVHLDGLNLSRAWCLRGIITALPKDDPARKALAVSAAKHAEAGLKHVSSGDYAGEHWLASFAVWMLSVPAPE, encoded by the coding sequence ATGCCAGCAGCCGAACCGCCCGCGACACCGAAAAGCGAGACGCTCACGCAAGAGTGGGCGTCCGCGTTCGCCAAACTCGCGCTGAAGGGCGCGCAGAAGGAGTTCCCGAACAAGCCGGGGCACGTGCTCCTCGACGACAAGGACGCCAAGACGCCCAAAGCACTGCACCCCGCGTTCTACGGCTGCTACGACTGGCACTCCGCCGTCCACGGGCACTGGATGCTGGTCCGCGTGCTGCGTGCGCACCCGAACCTCCCGCAAGCAAAAGACATCCGGGCCGTGCTCGCGGAACACCTCACTGCGGCGAACATCAAAGTGGAAGTCGAATACTTCAACCGGCCGGAGGCGAAGTCGTTCGAGCGGCCCTACGGCTGGGCGTGGTTGCTCAAACTCGCGGAAGAATTACACACCTGGGACGACCCGGACGCGAAGACGTGGTCCGCGAACCTGCACCCGCTCGCGGACCTGATCGCGAACCGGTACGTCGAATACTTCCCGAAGCAGACGTACCCGATCCGCGCCGGGGTTCACTCGAACACCGCGTTCGGCCTCACGTTCGCGCACGACTACGCGAAGGCGACCGGCAACAAGAAGCTCCAAGAGTTGATCGAAGGGCGGGCGAAGGCGTACTACGCGAAGGACGCGGACGCGCCCGCGCGCTGGGAACCTGACGGCGCCGACTTCCTCTCGCCGAGCCTGTGCGAAGCCGACCTCATGCGCCGCGTGCTGCAGCCGGCCGAGTTCCGCGCGTGGTTCCACAAGTACCTACCCGGCGCCACAAAGGGCGAACCCGCGAACCTGTTCGTGCCCGCGACCGTCACCGACCGCACCGACCCGCAACTCGTTCACCTCGACGGCCTGAACCTCAGTCGCGCGTGGTGCTTGCGCGGCATCATCACGGCACTTCCGAAGGACGACCCCGCGCGCAAAGCGCTAGCCGTTTCCGCCGCGAAGCACGCCGAAGCCGGACTGAAGCACGTCTCCAGCGGTGACTATGCGGGCGAACACTGGCTCGCGTCGTTCGCGGTGTGGATGCTCTCGGTGCCCGCGCCGGAGTGA
- a CDS encoding serine hydrolase domain-containing protein: MRPSLAFVFALIALASPARAADPRVADSLQPFVEKNQLAGAVVLVASPDKVLTVETVGFADRETKTAMKPDNLFWIASMTKPMTAAALMMLVDEGKVALDDPVEKYLPEFKPQWMIAFQDKDAVLLKKPTRVPTVRDCLRHTSGMPFVSALESPTIDKLLLKDAVGSYAITPLQYEPGTKYVYSNAGINTAGRIIEVASGLSYEDFMAKRLFAPLGMTETTWRPTSEQQKRLAKTYRPGKDGKGLEAMPISPLAYPLGDPTRHPCPGGGLFSTAKDVAAFGQMILRGGMYGEKRLLSEASIRAMTGTQTNTLLDKAKGESGYGLGLSTTRKAKADGPAVAGPCGHGGAFATNVWINPDSKLVTVYMVQHAGFPGDGGKARPAFEKAAADIFGK; this comes from the coding sequence ATGCGCCCCTCTCTTGCGTTCGTGTTCGCGCTGATCGCGCTAGCCTCACCCGCTCGTGCCGCCGATCCGCGGGTCGCGGATAGTCTGCAACCGTTCGTCGAGAAGAACCAACTCGCGGGCGCGGTCGTGCTGGTCGCGTCGCCGGACAAGGTGCTGACCGTTGAAACCGTGGGCTTTGCCGATCGCGAAACCAAAACCGCGATGAAGCCGGACAATCTGTTCTGGATCGCGTCGATGACCAAACCCATGACGGCCGCGGCCCTCATGATGCTCGTCGACGAGGGGAAGGTCGCGCTCGACGATCCCGTTGAGAAGTATTTGCCGGAGTTCAAACCGCAGTGGATGATCGCGTTCCAGGACAAGGACGCCGTTCTGCTGAAGAAGCCGACCCGCGTGCCCACGGTGCGGGACTGTCTGCGGCACACGAGCGGGATGCCGTTCGTCTCGGCGCTCGAGAGCCCGACCATCGACAAGTTGCTCCTCAAGGACGCGGTCGGCAGTTACGCCATCACGCCGCTGCAATACGAGCCCGGCACGAAGTACGTGTACTCGAACGCGGGCATCAACACCGCCGGGCGCATCATTGAGGTCGCGAGCGGGCTTTCCTACGAAGATTTCATGGCGAAGCGACTGTTCGCCCCACTCGGAATGACCGAAACGACCTGGCGCCCCACGAGCGAGCAACAGAAGCGGCTCGCGAAGACTTATCGCCCGGGTAAGGACGGCAAAGGCTTGGAAGCGATGCCCATTTCGCCGCTGGCGTACCCGCTCGGCGACCCGACGCGGCACCCGTGTCCGGGCGGCGGGCTGTTCTCCACGGCGAAGGACGTGGCCGCGTTCGGGCAGATGATCCTGCGCGGCGGGATGTACGGCGAGAAGCGCCTGCTCTCGGAAGCCTCGATTCGCGCGATGACCGGCACCCAAACCAACACCCTGCTCGACAAGGCGAAGGGCGAGAGCGGTTACGGTTTGGGGCTGAGCACGACGCGCAAGGCGAAGGCGGACGGCCCGGCGGTCGCGGGTCCGTGCGGGCACGGCGGGGCGTTCGCCACGAACGTGTGGATCAACCCGGACAGCAAGCTCGTGACCGTGTACATGGTTCAACACGCGGGCTTCCCCGGCGACGGCGGAAAGGCGCGCCCGGCGTTCGAGAAGGCCGCCGCGGACATTTTTGGTAAGTGA
- a CDS encoding nucleoside hydrolase encodes MPRKVLLIADPGIDTAFAVALALNDPNLEVVGLLPTAGNVSAEQATANVHTLIDVLDPPKWPKLGAALPVRYETDGTALHGPGGLGGVTFPSATRHTLHPADKILCELAHEYPRQITVINLGPLTTLATALDRDPVLPALLDQTVVIGGCWRESGNAGPVAEFHMHLDPDAAKRVFAAELNPLLITLDSTRRLIFSPRDLLNLPNPDSRTCQFLRQIVPFGIRASSNLYGIEGFHLKDVLGTVAVAVAGCVSSESHYVDVETRGELTRGMTVIDTRPSPASAPNARVATSVAVDEVREYIERTLKAAH; translated from the coding sequence ATGCCACGAAAGGTGCTCCTCATCGCCGATCCGGGGATCGACACCGCGTTCGCGGTGGCCCTCGCGCTCAACGACCCGAACCTGGAAGTCGTGGGCCTGCTGCCGACGGCCGGGAACGTGTCCGCGGAACAGGCGACCGCCAACGTTCACACGCTCATCGATGTTCTCGACCCACCCAAATGGCCGAAACTCGGGGCCGCGCTGCCGGTGCGGTACGAAACCGACGGTACCGCGCTCCACGGACCCGGTGGGCTGGGCGGCGTCACCTTCCCCTCGGCCACGCGGCACACGCTGCACCCGGCCGACAAGATCCTGTGCGAACTCGCGCACGAGTACCCGCGGCAAATCACGGTCATCAACCTCGGGCCGCTCACGACACTCGCGACCGCACTCGATCGTGACCCGGTTCTGCCCGCGCTGCTCGATCAAACCGTTGTCATCGGCGGCTGTTGGCGCGAATCGGGGAACGCCGGCCCGGTGGCCGAGTTCCACATGCACCTCGACCCGGACGCGGCCAAGCGCGTGTTCGCGGCCGAGTTGAACCCGCTCCTCATTACCCTCGATTCCACGCGCCGGTTGATCTTCTCGCCGCGCGACTTGCTAAACCTGCCGAACCCCGATTCGCGAACGTGTCAGTTCTTGCGCCAGATCGTACCGTTCGGCATCCGCGCAAGTTCTAACCTGTACGGCATTGAAGGTTTCCACCTCAAGGACGTGCTCGGCACCGTGGCCGTGGCGGTCGCGGGGTGCGTGAGTAGCGAATCGCATTACGTGGACGTCGAGACGCGCGGCGAACTGACACGCGGGATGACGGTGATCGACACCCGACCCAGCCCCGCATCCGCACCGAACGCTCGTGTGGCGACTAGTGTTGCGGTGGACGAGGTCCGAGAGTACATCGAACGTACCTTAAAGGCCGCGCACTGA
- the trpD gene encoding anthranilate phosphoribosyltransferase: MRRLEHLTPTWFPELFAQLLAGQDVPASGMTEAVRDLVAGRVDDARGAAFLTALRIKGESAEEVAAAALVLREQMIGLVPVSGPVLDTCGTGGDESGTFNISTAAALVACGAGVPVVKHGGRAVSSKSGSADVLRELGVPIEAGPEWAQRCLDRTGFAFCYAPHFHRGMAHVADLRKKLGTRTLFNLLGPLANPANAPYQLLGVGKAELLDPLAAAIARLGIRQAVLVCSFDGLDEVSLSAPTMVRVVRGNEYEVREWSPREFGLSSVSPSSIRANDSVESAAIIRGVLNGEDGPARRIVVANAAAALWAAEAVPTLRDGVERAEAALKAGKPRAVLAELCRKDSSPG; the protein is encoded by the coding sequence GTGCGTCGTTTGGAGCATTTGACCCCAACTTGGTTCCCCGAGCTGTTTGCCCAACTCCTTGCGGGGCAAGATGTACCCGCGTCCGGGATGACGGAAGCGGTGCGCGATCTCGTCGCCGGGCGGGTGGACGACGCGCGCGGCGCGGCGTTCCTGACCGCCCTGCGCATCAAGGGCGAAAGCGCCGAAGAAGTTGCCGCTGCCGCGCTCGTTTTGCGCGAACAGATGATCGGACTCGTCCCCGTGTCCGGTCCGGTGTTGGACACGTGCGGTACCGGCGGCGACGAAAGCGGCACGTTTAACATCAGCACGGCCGCGGCGCTGGTCGCGTGCGGGGCCGGCGTGCCGGTGGTGAAACACGGCGGGCGGGCGGTGTCGAGCAAATCGGGCAGCGCGGACGTGCTGCGCGAACTCGGCGTACCCATCGAGGCCGGCCCGGAGTGGGCGCAACGGTGCTTGGACCGCACCGGGTTCGCGTTCTGTTACGCCCCGCACTTCCACCGCGGTATGGCTCACGTAGCCGACCTCCGCAAAAAGCTCGGTACCCGCACGCTGTTCAACCTGTTGGGGCCGCTCGCCAACCCCGCCAATGCACCCTACCAACTTTTGGGAGTGGGCAAAGCTGAGTTGCTCGACCCACTGGCCGCAGCGATTGCGCGATTAGGGATTCGGCAGGCTGTGCTGGTTTGCAGCTTCGACGGGCTGGACGAAGTGAGCCTGTCAGCGCCGACGATGGTCCGCGTGGTGCGCGGGAACGAGTACGAAGTTCGCGAGTGGAGCCCCCGCGAATTCGGGCTGTCATCGGTTTCGCCGTCCTCGATTCGCGCGAACGACTCGGTCGAGAGCGCAGCGATTATTCGCGGCGTACTGAACGGCGAAGACGGCCCCGCTCGGCGCATCGTGGTCGCGAACGCGGCGGCAGCACTGTGGGCAGCGGAAGCGGTGCCGACGCTCCGGGACGGTGTTGAACGAGCCGAGGCCGCGCTGAAGGCGGGCAAGCCGCGCGCGGTGCTGGCCGAATTGTGCCGCAAGGACAGTTCGCCGGGCTGA
- the lexA gene encoding transcriptional repressor LexA, translated as MSDRVPLTDRQEAIYNFIRKHIEDKGFPPAIRDICTEFGISSPNGVMCHLKALQSKGYIQRIQKGENSVKAQARGITIPGVTSGGFSLPLVGVIAAGRAIETTEQDDRLEMRELFGSDDLFVVKVRGTSMIEGHIADGDFVVIRKKETCENGEKVVAMVEKSMTLKKYYKKKNEIQLHPMNSTMEPIIVDPSREDIRILGVLAGVIRKC; from the coding sequence ATGTCCGACCGCGTTCCGCTGACCGATCGCCAGGAAGCGATCTACAATTTCATCCGCAAACACATCGAGGACAAGGGCTTCCCGCCCGCGATCCGCGACATTTGCACCGAGTTCGGTATCTCGTCGCCCAACGGCGTCATGTGCCACTTGAAGGCGCTGCAATCGAAAGGATACATCCAGCGCATCCAAAAGGGAGAGAACTCGGTCAAAGCGCAGGCGCGCGGGATCACCATCCCGGGCGTCACGTCCGGCGGATTCAGCCTCCCGCTCGTGGGCGTAATTGCCGCGGGCCGGGCGATCGAAACGACCGAACAAGACGACCGCTTGGAAATGCGCGAGTTGTTCGGCAGCGACGACCTGTTCGTCGTGAAGGTGCGCGGCACCTCAATGATCGAGGGGCACATTGCCGACGGCGATTTCGTCGTGATTCGCAAGAAGGAGACGTGCGAGAACGGCGAGAAGGTGGTCGCGATGGTCGAGAAATCGATGACGCTGAAGAAGTATTACAAGAAGAAGAACGAGATCCAGTTGCACCCGATGAACAGCACGATGGAGCCGATCATTGTGGACCCGTCCCGCGAGGACATCCGCATCCTCGGCGTGCTGGCCGGCGTCATCCGAAAGTGTTAA
- a CDS encoding Uma2 family endonuclease, with protein MPASTAKSTPKTKFPTIADVQKRLGHVPESRILSFPAPGTATVQDLLDGSITGDRGCELVDGILVEKTMGFRDDYFGSRLIILLGQFLELNNLGAVAGAQGLIRFKLDLVRVPDVSFIRWDSVDDPNEIENPAGAFLEVPPDLAVEVLSPSNTQREMEIKLAEYAKAGVKLVWFVDPERKEVDVYPKGNPKRKKTLGVNDELDGGTVLPGFAVKVLRIFESRAPKNLKAQSNKTQPKPKKRQ; from the coding sequence ATGCCCGCTTCTACCGCGAAATCCACGCCGAAGACCAAGTTCCCCACGATCGCCGACGTTCAAAAGCGCCTCGGCCACGTCCCGGAATCGCGCATCCTGTCGTTTCCCGCTCCGGGTACCGCGACCGTGCAGGACTTGCTCGATGGCTCCATTACCGGGGACCGAGGGTGCGAACTCGTCGACGGGATTCTCGTGGAGAAAACGATGGGCTTCCGTGACGATTACTTCGGATCTCGGCTCATCATCCTGCTTGGGCAATTCCTCGAATTGAACAACCTCGGGGCCGTAGCCGGTGCTCAGGGCCTAATTCGGTTCAAACTCGATTTGGTTCGCGTGCCCGATGTCTCGTTCATTCGCTGGGACAGTGTGGACGACCCGAACGAGATCGAGAACCCCGCCGGCGCGTTTCTGGAAGTGCCGCCGGACCTCGCGGTGGAGGTGCTCAGTCCGAGCAACACGCAGCGCGAGATGGAAATCAAGCTCGCGGAATACGCGAAGGCGGGCGTAAAACTGGTGTGGTTCGTGGACCCGGAACGGAAAGAAGTGGACGTGTATCCGAAGGGGAACCCGAAGCGCAAGAAGACACTTGGTGTGAATGATGAGTTGGACGGCGGAACCGTGTTGCCTGGGTTCGCTGTGAAGGTGTTGCGGATCTTCGAGAGCCGTGCCCCGAAGAACCTCAAGGCTCAAAGTAACAAAACACAGCCGAAGCCGAAAAAGAGACAGTGA
- a CDS encoding S46 family peptidase, protein MPAVSDEGMWLLNDPPKQHLKDAHQFDLTGAWVKNAMLGSVRLNSGGSGGFVSAEGLFVTNHHVAADSLQKLSKAGQDFLHDGFYADTREKELKCPDQEINVLQEIVDVTGEVNAAVKPSMTGAEAFAARRAVMGKIEKDSLDKTALRSDVVTLYNGGLYHLYRYKKYTDVRLVFAPERQIASFGGDVDNFEYPRMNLDIAFFRAYENGAPARTPNFFKWSETGPAGGDLVFVTGHPGTTQRLETLARLKHRRDYTLPYTLYRLRTLEAALKQYSEQSGENARQAATDLHSVANARKAFSGQLQGLLDPKIMEQKQKSERGLIEGAAAYKQRVSMGEGPSDPKWRAAFDDTLDALAKIEAVQVKLRGFEKEYGLVETGHAFFSPLFGIARHCVRMGDELPKKSADRLREYRDSNLESLKYQLFSPAPMYPELERAKLTASLTFMAENLGGEHALVKLVLAGNNPAARAEELIAGTKLLDPAERKKLVEGGKQAVDASKDPLVVLTKAVDAEARKLRTQYENEIEEPERQAYAALSGVRFLTYGNSVAPDATFTLRLAFGTVRGYEVGGEKLNFHTTFGEAFEKAAKLDGKEPFDLPKRWLEGKDKLDLSTPFNFVSTADTIGGNSGSPVLNRAGELVGINFDRNRHGLVRNFVYTDVQARHIAVHSKAVLEALRKLYPAAPLVKELTGK, encoded by the coding sequence ATGCCGGCGGTTTCGGACGAAGGGATGTGGTTACTCAACGACCCGCCCAAACAGCACCTCAAGGACGCGCACCAGTTCGACCTCACCGGTGCGTGGGTGAAGAACGCGATGCTCGGCTCGGTGCGCCTCAACAGCGGCGGCTCGGGCGGGTTCGTGTCGGCGGAGGGGTTGTTCGTGACGAACCACCACGTCGCGGCCGACTCGCTTCAGAAACTGAGCAAGGCGGGGCAGGACTTCCTGCACGACGGCTTCTATGCCGACACGCGCGAGAAGGAACTGAAGTGCCCGGACCAAGAGATCAACGTGCTCCAGGAAATCGTTGATGTGACGGGCGAGGTGAACGCCGCCGTGAAGCCGAGCATGACCGGCGCGGAAGCGTTCGCCGCCCGCCGCGCGGTAATGGGGAAGATCGAGAAGGACTCGCTCGACAAGACCGCGCTGCGGTCGGACGTCGTCACGCTCTACAACGGCGGGCTGTACCACCTGTACCGCTACAAGAAGTACACCGACGTGCGGCTCGTGTTCGCCCCGGAGCGGCAGATCGCGAGCTTCGGCGGGGACGTCGATAACTTCGAGTACCCGCGAATGAACCTCGATATCGCGTTCTTCCGCGCCTACGAGAACGGCGCGCCAGCGAGGACGCCGAACTTCTTCAAGTGGAGCGAAACCGGACCCGCGGGCGGCGACCTGGTGTTCGTGACCGGCCACCCCGGAACCACCCAGCGCCTCGAAACGCTCGCGCGCCTCAAGCACCGGCGCGATTACACGCTGCCCTACACGCTGTACCGGCTGCGCACGCTCGAAGCGGCCCTGAAACAGTACAGCGAACAGAGCGGCGAGAACGCGCGGCAAGCCGCGACCGACCTGCACAGCGTCGCGAACGCGCGCAAGGCGTTCAGTGGGCAACTGCAGGGGCTACTCGATCCGAAGATCATGGAGCAGAAGCAGAAGTCCGAGCGCGGACTCATTGAAGGGGCTGCGGCGTACAAGCAGCGGGTCTCGATGGGCGAAGGCCCGAGCGACCCGAAGTGGCGGGCCGCGTTCGATGACACACTCGACGCGCTCGCGAAGATCGAGGCCGTGCAAGTGAAGCTCCGCGGGTTCGAGAAGGAGTACGGGCTGGTCGAAACCGGGCACGCATTCTTCTCGCCGCTGTTTGGTATCGCTCGGCACTGCGTGCGGATGGGCGACGAGTTGCCGAAGAAGTCGGCCGACCGGCTCCGCGAGTACCGCGACTCCAACCTCGAATCGCTCAAGTACCAACTTTTCAGTCCGGCGCCGATGTACCCGGAACTGGAACGCGCGAAGCTCACCGCGTCGCTCACGTTCATGGCGGAGAATTTGGGGGGCGAACACGCGCTCGTGAAGCTCGTCCTCGCGGGGAACAACCCGGCCGCACGCGCGGAGGAGTTGATCGCGGGGACGAAGCTCCTCGATCCAGCCGAGCGGAAGAAACTGGTCGAGGGCGGCAAGCAAGCCGTCGACGCGAGCAAAGACCCGCTGGTCGTTCTCACGAAGGCCGTAGACGCCGAAGCGCGTAAATTGCGCACGCAGTACGAGAACGAAATCGAGGAACCGGAGCGCCAGGCGTATGCCGCGCTGTCCGGCGTGCGGTTCCTGACCTACGGCAACTCGGTCGCCCCGGACGCGACGTTCACGCTGCGCCTGGCGTTCGGCACCGTGCGGGGGTACGAGGTCGGCGGCGAGAAACTGAACTTCCACACGACCTTCGGCGAAGCGTTCGAGAAGGCCGCGAAGTTGGACGGCAAGGAACCGTTCGATCTCCCGAAGCGGTGGCTAGAGGGGAAGGACAAGCTCGACCTTTCGACGCCCTTCAACTTCGTGAGCACCGCGGACACGATCGGTGGCAACTCCGGTAGCCCCGTGCTGAACCGCGCGGGCGAGTTGGTCGGCATCAACTTCGACCGCAACCGGCACGGATTGGTGCGGAACTTCGTGTACACCGACGTTCAAGCCCGGCACATCGCGGTTCACTCGAAGGCGGTGCTGGAAGCGCTCCGCAAGTTGTATCCGGCCGCGCCGCTCGTCAAAGAATTGACGGGAAAGTGA
- the sthA gene encoding Si-specific NAD(P)(+) transhydrogenase, producing the protein MSPAFDLIVIGAGPGGEAAAVTAARLGKRVAVVEKAPFVGGAAVNTGTLPSKTLRETALALSGLRTRDLHGVDLSLRRGATIDDVLRHERAVKSAHRDHIRGLLGRYGVTVVHGTARFSGPHAVRVTGSGAQELHAEKVVVATGSVPVRPPGFPFEHDRVHDSDELVELHRMPRSIAVIGAGVIGSEYACMFAALGIETYLIDGRNALLPFLDADLSTALEASMRRLGVRFVWGECVNSCDAPPTGDVRLGLSSGRVLTADHVLICAGRASRVADLNPEAAGLAAARKGRLVVNEHFQTEVPHIYAVGDVIGFPALASTSAEQGRAAAGHAFGAPTRGPVARVLPTGIYTIPEVSAVGETEDALRAAGVEYLVGRAGYTEVARGKIIGDEAGFLKLLFRRSDHKLLGAHVIGEVASEVVHIGVMALMVGAGADLLLDTCFNHPTLGELYKLATHDALLRGRGTS; encoded by the coding sequence ATGTCACCCGCATTCGATCTCATCGTCATCGGCGCCGGACCCGGCGGCGAGGCCGCGGCCGTCACTGCCGCCCGGCTCGGCAAGCGCGTCGCCGTAGTTGAGAAGGCCCCGTTCGTCGGCGGGGCGGCTGTTAACACCGGTACCCTCCCTAGCAAAACCCTGCGCGAGACCGCACTCGCGCTGTCCGGGCTCCGTACCCGCGACCTGCACGGGGTCGACCTGTCCCTCCGCCGCGGCGCGACGATCGACGACGTGCTGCGGCACGAACGGGCCGTCAAATCTGCCCACCGCGACCACATCCGGGGGCTGCTCGGCCGGTACGGTGTGACCGTCGTCCACGGGACCGCCCGGTTCAGTGGCCCGCACGCGGTCCGGGTAACAGGGTCCGGTGCGCAGGAACTTCACGCCGAGAAGGTCGTCGTCGCCACCGGCTCGGTCCCGGTCCGCCCGCCCGGGTTCCCGTTCGAGCACGACCGGGTCCACGATTCCGACGAGTTGGTCGAGTTGCACCGGATGCCGCGGTCGATCGCGGTCATCGGGGCCGGGGTGATCGGCAGCGAGTACGCGTGCATGTTCGCCGCGCTCGGGATCGAGACGTACCTGATCGACGGGCGCAACGCCCTGCTCCCGTTCCTCGACGCGGACCTCTCCACCGCGTTGGAGGCATCAATGCGCCGGCTCGGGGTGCGATTCGTATGGGGCGAGTGCGTTAACTCCTGTGACGCGCCACCGACCGGCGACGTGCGCCTCGGCCTGTCCTCGGGACGAGTTCTGACGGCCGACCACGTCCTCATCTGCGCCGGGCGCGCGAGTCGGGTCGCCGACCTGAACCCGGAGGCCGCCGGGCTCGCGGCCGCCCGGAAGGGCCGGTTGGTGGTCAACGAGCATTTTCAGACGGAGGTGCCGCACATCTACGCGGTCGGAGACGTAATCGGGTTCCCGGCCCTCGCGTCCACCAGCGCCGAACAGGGCCGTGCGGCGGCGGGGCACGCATTCGGAGCCCCCACCAGGGGGCCGGTCGCCCGGGTTCTGCCGACCGGGATCTACACCATTCCCGAGGTGAGCGCGGTCGGCGAGACGGAAGACGCACTGCGGGCTGCCGGGGTCGAGTACCTGGTCGGGCGGGCCGGGTACACGGAAGTGGCACGGGGCAAGATCATCGGCGACGAGGCCGGGTTCCTCAAGCTCCTGTTCCGCCGGTCGGACCACAAACTGCTCGGTGCCCACGTCATCGGAGAAGTGGCCTCGGAAGTGGTCCACATCGGGGTGATGGCACTGATGGTCGGGGCCGGTGCCGACCTGCTGCTCGACACCTGTTTCAACCACCCGACGCTCGGGGAACTTTACAAACTCGCTACGCACGACGCCCTGCTGCGGGGGCGGGGTACGAGCTAA
- a CDS encoding SDR family oxidoreductase: protein MNKVVIVTGGSRGIGAATCRLAAERGYTVCVNYRANRGAAEQTVAECARAGTKALAVQADVAVETDVVRLFETVDRELGRVSALVNNAGILEAQMRVEDMDSRRLTRIFAANVIGSFLCCREAVRRMSTKRGGAGGAIVNVSSVAARVGSPGEYVDYAAAKGAVDTLTMGLSKEVAEEGIRVNAVRPGFIYTDIHASGGEPDRVDRVKAFVPMKRGGQPEEVAAAILWLLSDEASYATGTFIDLAGGR, encoded by the coding sequence ATGAATAAGGTCGTGATTGTGACCGGCGGGAGCCGCGGGATCGGGGCGGCAACCTGTCGGCTGGCCGCCGAACGCGGCTACACCGTGTGCGTGAACTACCGGGCCAATCGGGGGGCCGCCGAACAGACCGTAGCCGAGTGCGCCCGTGCGGGAACAAAGGCGCTTGCGGTTCAGGCCGACGTTGCCGTCGAGACCGACGTGGTCCGATTGTTCGAGACGGTGGACCGCGAGTTGGGGCGGGTCAGCGCGCTGGTGAACAACGCCGGTATCCTCGAAGCTCAGATGCGGGTCGAGGACATGGATTCCAGGCGCCTCACACGGATCTTCGCCGCGAACGTGATCGGTTCGTTTCTGTGCTGCCGCGAGGCGGTCCGGCGCATGTCCACGAAGCGCGGCGGGGCGGGGGGGGCGATCGTGAACGTGTCGTCCGTGGCGGCGCGCGTCGGCTCGCCGGGCGAGTACGTGGACTACGCGGCGGCGAAGGGGGCGGTGGACACGCTCACGATGGGGCTGTCGAAGGAAGTCGCCGAGGAGGGCATCCGGGTGAACGCCGTGCGGCCGGGGTTCATCTACACGGATATTCACGCCAGCGGCGGGGAACCCGACCGAGTGGACCGGGTGAAGGCGTTCGTGCCGATGAAGCGGGGCGGGCAGCCCGAGGAAGTCGCGGCGGCGATCCTGTGGCTCCTGTCCGACGAGGCGTCCTACGCAACGGGCACGTTCATCGATTTGGCCGGCGGACGGTGA